In Dyadobacter sp. NIV53, a single window of DNA contains:
- a CDS encoding M12 family metallo-peptidase, with amino-acid sequence MRQLPGLMEKQEARTGSEKLSICRVAVEIDSDTYLKYNKDTSAIIEQVLSSIERSTQVFEKEINTHLVVTSIRIWKDNDPFRQSNSLSILLGILASTPPATQNFDKRIYLYTKQPSDYSGIAYLPGSMSVAPLTYVPTILHELGHNFNSPHTQSCSWPGGPIDFCVASEGNCYDKSLDQITNGTIMSYCEKISTFHPLCRAVMMNHAETSMAKIEALPEIKFSLPQNDISKGDFLSWPAVTTATSYRVSYSLRSDFQGELIEDTPFNGFSTHELILNSDYFIRVKAINSFGNSPWSDALKLHVNAKKIESPDILAPKGDQTVVSPNSMTNLSFSQIQDAVNYRIQIAFSTDINFNNPIINQIIQSTAFEYQHIYETCYRWRVRAENGENIGNWSNEAFFSVNAGKNRRFHLPIPDNMTNVPVTFPFSYYPIGRNSKVRISVADNREMANPILIRNYDTYDICTDIIKDLPANSKLFLRIEEWNEDRNYYPVESLSDYTVSFTTGTKGKIAGLTFLTELDQKTFGVRYQKLAFTENYVWALVQNAGLVQLDQNNLSFKVNSRSSTDGLIGFTYTSAIRSNRSLGLHALTNGQNNENRFTTLRNEDTNAGYDLVKLPGTITDFNPDGKLFWSSNVLYQLSLAGLVPIKTLEENTNILQVETFRNKAYILVHQNSSSGSFVIVLNLDNLQVAEKIDADTDPLIKKSINQIRIGDDGRIWLKQYDSVTGRTSIAVSVAGKWTLFDYTNSALTNISFLCLAPGGTAYVLTTGAETKIFKYDNAKWTQIGATIPLQYFGSELQVDKNENMWILGMFGLARLTTCSPVPVISSIKNTIDSGDEIQIKAQNCTNGQIWSWKNQERNVKDSLVKSDSIIKLTLLSTTYFTVRCAGSNCSSDDTTFTIKVNPVISVRGTDKKEYCQAEEIIVNVLITGSLEADNIFGAILKSGDGTQYNVTKLKLNGDNIQFSLPSEVTPGNYILKIKTSNPVKVSKDSVSIIIHEIPSARLTTDKTELIPVTDTAKILVMLIGNKPWTFTLWNNQPITTELQDYQMNFSLSENYSYSLTVKNLSDRYCKTGTVLNTLTITPVIITSVSNLQNDYQIDIYPNPTTDKIIIKFKSPVTKESQFLLYDQKGTRIQSFTTKNSFSEWDISSIPLGLYLIKTNSKRGVQSWKIVKE; translated from the coding sequence ATGAGACAACTCCCCGGTTTAATGGAGAAACAAGAGGCACGGACCGGTAGTGAAAAACTTTCAATTTGCAGAGTTGCTGTAGAGATAGATTCGGACACCTACCTTAAATACAATAAGGACACTTCAGCAATTATAGAGCAAGTGCTATCAAGTATAGAACGCTCTACTCAGGTATTTGAAAAGGAAATAAATACGCATCTTGTCGTTACAAGTATCAGGATCTGGAAAGATAACGATCCGTTTCGGCAGTCTAATTCCCTATCAATACTCCTTGGTATATTAGCTTCAACTCCACCGGCTACTCAGAATTTTGATAAAAGAATATATTTATACACAAAACAACCTTCCGACTACTCTGGAATCGCTTATTTGCCCGGTAGCATGAGCGTTGCACCTTTGACGTATGTACCTACGATTTTACACGAATTAGGACACAATTTTAATTCTCCGCACACCCAAAGTTGTTCGTGGCCAGGTGGTCCGATTGACTTTTGTGTTGCCTCTGAGGGAAATTGTTACGATAAATCGCTTGATCAGATTACAAACGGAACAATAATGAGCTATTGTGAGAAAATTTCAACGTTCCATCCATTATGCAGAGCAGTGATGATGAATCATGCAGAAACAAGCATGGCAAAAATAGAAGCATTGCCTGAAATAAAATTTTCTCTTCCGCAAAATGATATTAGCAAAGGTGATTTTCTATCATGGCCTGCCGTGACGACAGCAACCTCATACAGAGTGAGCTATTCGTTAAGATCAGATTTTCAGGGAGAACTTATCGAAGATACTCCTTTCAATGGCTTCTCCACGCATGAATTAATCTTAAATTCTGATTATTTTATACGTGTGAAAGCAATTAATTCTTTTGGCAATTCACCCTGGTCAGACGCGTTAAAATTACATGTTAACGCTAAGAAAATTGAAAGCCCTGATATTCTTGCGCCAAAAGGAGATCAAACAGTTGTCTCTCCAAATAGTATGACAAATCTATCTTTTTCACAAATTCAGGATGCCGTAAACTATAGGATACAAATTGCTTTTTCAACTGATATTAACTTCAATAATCCAATTATAAATCAAATCATACAGTCAACCGCCTTCGAATATCAACACATTTACGAGACATGCTACAGATGGCGAGTCAGAGCGGAAAATGGAGAAAATATTGGAAACTGGTCCAATGAGGCATTTTTTTCAGTAAATGCTGGTAAAAATCGCCGGTTTCATTTACCGATTCCAGACAACATGACAAATGTTCCGGTTACATTCCCTTTCAGTTATTATCCGATCGGACGAAATTCCAAAGTTCGAATTTCGGTAGCTGATAATCGCGAAATGGCTAATCCGATATTGATAAGAAATTATGATACTTATGACATATGCACAGATATAATAAAGGATCTTCCTGCCAATTCTAAATTATTTTTACGGATTGAAGAATGGAATGAGGACCGTAATTACTATCCGGTAGAATCCCTCTCAGATTACACTGTTTCCTTTACGACAGGCACTAAAGGAAAAATTGCTGGCCTGACATTTCTGACGGAACTGGATCAAAAGACCTTTGGGGTTCGCTATCAAAAACTTGCTTTTACAGAAAATTATGTTTGGGCGCTCGTTCAAAATGCAGGTCTGGTCCAACTGGATCAGAATAATTTGTCGTTTAAGGTCAATTCTAGATCAAGTACCGACGGACTTATCGGATTTACTTATACCTCAGCCATCCGATCAAACAGGAGTCTGGGGCTCCATGCGCTTACGAACGGCCAAAACAACGAAAATCGCTTTACTACATTAAGAAACGAAGATACTAATGCCGGATATGATCTGGTAAAACTACCTGGCACAATAACTGATTTTAATCCGGATGGTAAGCTTTTTTGGTCATCAAATGTACTTTATCAACTATCTCTGGCCGGCCTTGTGCCTATAAAAACACTTGAAGAGAATACCAATATTTTGCAGGTAGAAACATTCAGGAACAAAGCATATATCCTGGTTCATCAAAATTCCAGCTCAGGAAGTTTCGTTATTGTACTAAATCTTGACAACCTTCAGGTAGCAGAAAAAATTGATGCTGATACTGATCCCCTGATAAAAAAAAGCATTAATCAGATCCGGATTGGAGATGATGGGAGAATTTGGCTAAAACAATACGATTCAGTAACAGGCCGAACCTCAATTGCAGTTTCCGTCGCCGGTAAATGGACGCTCTTTGATTATACAAATTCAGCCCTAACAAATATCAGCTTCCTGTGCCTTGCGCCGGGAGGTACAGCATATGTCCTGACGACGGGTGCGGAAACAAAAATTTTTAAATATGATAATGCTAAATGGACTCAAATTGGTGCTACAATACCTCTACAATATTTTGGAAGTGAACTTCAGGTTGACAAAAATGAAAATATGTGGATATTGGGTATGTTCGGATTGGCAAGGTTAACCACTTGCTCACCAGTTCCGGTTATTAGCTCGATAAAAAATACAATTGATTCGGGTGACGAGATTCAAATAAAGGCGCAGAACTGTACAAACGGACAGATATGGTCGTGGAAAAACCAAGAGAGAAATGTTAAAGATTCATTAGTAAAAAGCGATAGTATAATAAAGCTTACACTCCTGTCAACGACCTATTTTACCGTTCGCTGCGCTGGTAGCAACTGCTCTTCAGATGATACTACTTTCACGATAAAAGTAAACCCGGTCATTTCTGTTAGGGGAACTGACAAAAAGGAGTACTGCCAAGCCGAAGAGATTATTGTCAACGTTTTAATAACCGGAAGTCTGGAGGCCGACAATATTTTTGGTGCAATACTAAAAAGTGGTGATGGAACCCAATACAATGTTACTAAACTCAAATTAAATGGCGATAATATCCAGTTCTCTTTACCGTCAGAAGTAACGCCGGGAAATTACATTTTAAAAATCAAAACTTCGAATCCCGTAAAAGTTTCGAAAGATTCCGTCTCTATAATTATCCATGAAATCCCATCAGCAAGGTTAACCACAGACAAAACTGAACTTATACCAGTTACTGACACCGCAAAAATATTAGTAATGCTTATCGGTAATAAGCCATGGACATTTACACTGTGGAACAATCAACCTATAACCACTGAATTACAAGATTATCAAATGAATTTCTCTCTCTCGGAAAATTATAGTTATAGTCTGACTGTAAAGAATTTGAGTGATAGGTATTGTAAAACCGGCACAGTTCTTAATACACTTACAATTACACCGGTTATAATTACAAGTGTTTCAAACCTTCAAAACGATTATCAAATAGATATTTATCCTAATCCCACCACTGATAAAATCATAATTAAATTTAAAAGTCCTGTAACCAAAGAATCCCAGTTTCTACTTTACGATCAGAAGGGCACACGCATTCAATCGTTTACAACAAAAAACAGCTTCAGTGAATGGGACATCAGCTCCATACCATTGGGATTATATCTTATTAAGACAAACAGTAAACGCGGAGTACAATCCTGGAAAATTGTCAAGGAATAA
- a CDS encoding (2Fe-2S)-binding protein, with protein sequence MALVKITINNRAYSADVEQDTPLLWVLRDNLGLVGTKYGCGIAQCGACTVHLDGKAVRSCVLPVSAVGKGKVTTIEGLSEKGDHPVQRAWDEVDVAQCGYCQAGQIMTAAALLKEKPKPTDDEIVSTMSGNICRCGTYHRIHEAVKVAASKTN encoded by the coding sequence ATGGCATTAGTCAAAATAACAATTAACAACCGTGCTTACAGTGCGGACGTGGAGCAGGATACCCCGCTTCTGTGGGTTCTACGTGACAATCTGGGCCTTGTAGGAACAAAATATGGTTGCGGCATAGCACAATGCGGAGCCTGTACAGTTCATTTGGATGGAAAGGCAGTTCGCTCTTGTGTTCTTCCTGTATCGGCCGTTGGAAAAGGTAAAGTTACTACGATTGAGGGCCTTTCGGAAAAGGGCGATCATCCGGTGCAAAGAGCCTGGGATGAAGTGGACGTTGCCCAATGCGGTTATTGTCAGGCCGGACAAATCATGACGGCTGCGGCATTGCTCAAAGAAAAACCGAAACCTACCGATGATGAAATTGTATCTACCATGAGCGGAAATATTTGTCGCTGCGGGACATATCACAGGATACATGAAGCAGTAAAAGTAGCAGCTTCCAAAACGAATTAA
- a CDS encoding xanthine dehydrogenase family protein molybdopterin-binding subunit — protein METLENTSRRSFMKLAAAAGGGLFLGFNWTNSSALPVVVNAKEVAAGSVNFNSYLSIGVNNVITIVSPNPEIGQGIKTAFPMIVAEELDADWKQVKTVQGNLDVGAFERQVTGGSGAVPHSWERLRKAGATARYLLVEAAASRWKVPSSECTTENGKVFHKASGKSLSYGELAEEASKIAAPKEVKLKNEKDFKLIGQSVRNVDNHNIATGKPLFGLDFYRKGMLFCIIQRPKAFGLKLKSVNSDAAKAMPGIVDVVTFENSVAVVGKSTWQVKKAREALKIEYEKAADLESSSDHNRIFQQLLDNGEATVRRKNGDVDLAFKNAAKIIKAEYQCPFLPHSPLEPMNFFAHVREDGVELVGPTQTPDRARTEVAKITGFPPEKVTVEITRQGGGFGRRLAADYAIEAAQVSKLVKAPVKVIWTREDDMTGGTYRPAVRYRFEAALDKQGELIGYKLRGVGMNAGNPTREDNFPSGAVDNLLIDSVEHKSPITTGPWRAPITNFLAYAEQSFLDEVAEAAGKDPIQFRLALLEKAKKAPAGEIKYDIDRMIGVIKLAAEKSNWGKKKGVYQGFSVYFSHRSYVAQVGEVVMEKGKPALKNVIVAVDCGIVINQSGSLQQVRGGVVDGLGHAMYGNLTFKDGAPDQSNFNGFRLIRMNEIPEVDVHFVNNGMSPTGLGEPALPPTGGAVANAFYKATKQRLRNQPFMEEPVFKGIS, from the coding sequence ATGGAAACATTAGAAAATACATCGCGCAGGAGTTTCATGAAACTTGCTGCCGCAGCCGGAGGCGGACTTTTCCTTGGCTTCAACTGGACTAATTCATCAGCATTGCCCGTTGTGGTCAATGCAAAAGAAGTAGCTGCCGGCTCTGTCAATTTTAACAGTTATCTTTCTATTGGTGTCAATAATGTTATCACTATTGTTTCTCCAAATCCTGAGATTGGCCAGGGAATAAAAACAGCTTTTCCAATGATAGTAGCAGAGGAACTGGATGCTGACTGGAAGCAGGTGAAAACAGTACAGGGAAATCTGGATGTCGGTGCGTTTGAACGCCAGGTAACTGGTGGGAGTGGTGCTGTTCCTCATTCATGGGAACGCCTTCGGAAAGCGGGTGCAACTGCACGTTATCTATTGGTGGAAGCGGCTGCCAGTCGTTGGAAAGTACCATCATCCGAGTGTACTACTGAGAATGGAAAAGTGTTTCACAAAGCATCGGGTAAATCATTGAGTTATGGAGAACTCGCAGAAGAAGCCTCAAAAATAGCAGCTCCGAAAGAAGTAAAGTTAAAAAATGAAAAAGATTTCAAGCTGATCGGACAGTCTGTTCGTAATGTTGATAACCATAATATTGCTACCGGCAAGCCTCTTTTCGGACTTGATTTTTACAGAAAAGGTATGTTGTTCTGTATCATTCAGCGCCCAAAAGCTTTTGGTTTAAAACTTAAATCTGTGAATTCGGACGCAGCAAAAGCAATGCCGGGAATTGTAGATGTGGTAACTTTTGAAAATAGCGTTGCCGTTGTTGGCAAATCAACGTGGCAGGTGAAAAAGGCGCGTGAGGCTTTGAAAATTGAATATGAAAAAGCAGCAGATCTGGAAAGTTCGTCAGATCACAACCGGATTTTTCAGCAACTACTGGATAATGGTGAAGCAACTGTCCGTAGGAAAAACGGCGATGTTGATTTAGCATTTAAGAATGCTGCCAAAATAATTAAGGCAGAATACCAATGTCCGTTCCTGCCTCATAGCCCGTTGGAACCAATGAATTTCTTTGCGCATGTACGTGAAGACGGAGTAGAACTGGTTGGCCCAACCCAAACTCCTGACCGGGCACGTACAGAAGTAGCAAAAATAACCGGATTTCCACCAGAAAAAGTAACAGTTGAAATTACCAGGCAAGGAGGAGGTTTTGGCCGTCGCCTGGCTGCGGATTATGCTATTGAAGCCGCTCAGGTTTCCAAATTGGTAAAAGCTCCGGTAAAAGTGATCTGGACAAGGGAAGACGATATGACCGGCGGTACTTACCGTCCGGCAGTACGTTATCGTTTTGAGGCTGCACTGGACAAACAGGGTGAATTAATAGGCTATAAGCTCCGTGGCGTAGGAATGAATGCAGGTAACCCCACCAGGGAAGATAATTTTCCTTCCGGTGCTGTGGACAATTTGCTGATTGATTCCGTGGAACATAAATCACCTATTACAACCGGCCCCTGGCGCGCACCGATTACTAATTTCCTTGCTTATGCCGAACAGTCCTTCCTGGATGAAGTGGCAGAAGCTGCGGGTAAAGATCCGATCCAATTTCGTCTGGCTCTTTTGGAAAAAGCTAAAAAAGCACCTGCCGGTGAAATCAAATATGATATTGACAGGATGATCGGCGTGATAAAACTGGCGGCAGAAAAGAGTAACTGGGGAAAGAAAAAGGGGGTTTATCAGGGATTTAGTGTTTATTTCTCACACAGATCATACGTAGCTCAGGTAGGAGAGGTTGTGATGGAAAAAGGAAAGCCTGCATTAAAAAACGTGATTGTTGCTGTGGATTGCGGTATTGTTATTAATCAGAGTGGATCGTTGCAGCAAGTGAGAGGTGGTGTTGTGGACGGCCTTGGACATGCTATGTATGGTAATCTTACTTTCAAAGACGGCGCACCGGATCAGAGCAATTTTAATGGATTTCGCCTGATACGAATGAATGAGATCCCGGAAGTGGACGTGCATTTTGTGAATAACGGAATGTCCCCAACTGGTTTGGGTGAACCTGCTTTACCTCCAACCGGAGGTGCCGTTGCCAATGCATTTTACAAAGCAACGAAACAAAGACTTAGAAACCAGCCTTTTATGGAAGAACCGGTTTTTAAAGGTATTTCATAA
- a CDS encoding bifunctional 4-hydroxy-2-oxoglutarate aldolase/2-dehydro-3-deoxy-phosphogluconate aldolase, producing MSKSTFSWELFQKAPIVGIVRNVSLEDLRQILPVFREAGLTNIEITMNTPDAEEMIRYAVENEQSGLNIGAGTVCTKDDLSLALDAGAQFIVTPVINKKVIKSCVKKDIPIFPGAFTPTEIYNAWTLGASMVKIYPATSLGPEYIKDLKAPMNQLKLLPTGGVSLDNMSGFLKAGANGLGIGGQLFDKKLIQDKNWEGLKVHFQQYVGMLA from the coding sequence ATGAGCAAAAGTACATTTTCATGGGAATTATTTCAGAAAGCACCCATTGTTGGTATTGTAAGAAATGTATCACTGGAAGATCTGAGGCAAATTTTACCGGTTTTTCGGGAAGCAGGACTGACTAACATTGAAATTACCATGAATACGCCCGATGCAGAAGAAATGATCCGTTATGCTGTTGAAAACGAGCAAAGTGGCTTAAATATCGGCGCTGGTACAGTCTGTACCAAAGACGATCTGAGCCTTGCATTGGATGCTGGTGCACAATTTATCGTTACGCCGGTCATTAACAAAAAAGTAATTAAATCCTGTGTTAAAAAAGATATTCCTATTTTCCCGGGAGCTTTTACACCAACGGAAATTTACAATGCATGGACGCTGGGTGCAAGTATGGTAAAAATCTATCCGGCAACGTCATTAGGCCCCGAATATATTAAGGATCTGAAAGCTCCCATGAACCAGCTGAAATTGCTTCCCACTGGTGGGGTAAGTCTGGATAATATGTCCGGTTTTTTAAAAGCCGGTGCCAATGGATTGGGTATTGGCGGACAGTTATTTGACAAGAAACTGATACAGGATAAAAACTGGGAAGGCCTGAAAGTACATTTTCAGCAGTATGTTGGGATGCTTGCTTAA
- a CDS encoding type II toxin-antitoxin system HigA family antitoxin, producing the protein MNWKVLKTEEAYKKAIQRTIEIFHAEYGTPESDELDLLLVLVKDYEDKNIHLPEVNPIEIIKLKMEELGIKAKDLEPLIGSKGHVSSVLSGRREITLKMARKLKDYFKLPTEIFLYSAK; encoded by the coding sequence ATGAACTGGAAAGTGTTAAAAACAGAAGAAGCATATAAAAAAGCCATACAACGTACAATAGAAATATTTCATGCCGAGTATGGAACTCCCGAATCTGATGAATTAGATTTATTACTGGTATTGGTCAAAGACTATGAAGATAAAAACATTCATTTGCCCGAAGTAAATCCAATAGAGATAATTAAATTAAAAATGGAAGAACTTGGTATCAAAGCAAAAGACCTGGAACCTTTAATTGGATCTAAAGGCCATGTTTCTTCTGTTCTTTCCGGACGCCGGGAGATAACGCTAAAAATGGCGAGAAAATTAAAAGATTATTTTAAACTACCAACAGAAATTTTTCTCTATTCGGCTAAATAG
- a CDS encoding type II toxin-antitoxin system HigB family toxin, with translation MNIIAKGTILHYLKKYPMAATPLLAWYNEFLKAEYQNFNELKSVHKSASIVANNRIVFNIKGNDFRLVVSINFSRLATYVIWFGTHNEYDKINVATVEFDIAKLK, from the coding sequence ATGAACATCATAGCAAAAGGAACAATTTTACATTATCTAAAAAAGTACCCTATGGCAGCAACACCTCTGCTTGCATGGTACAACGAGTTCCTGAAAGCTGAATATCAGAATTTTAACGAATTAAAATCTGTTCATAAAAGTGCAAGTATTGTTGCTAATAACCGGATTGTTTTTAATATAAAAGGAAATGATTTCAGGCTTGTTGTTTCCATAAACTTTTCACGTTTGGCTACTTACGTCATTTGGTTTGGTACACATAATGAATATGATAAAATTAATGTAGCAACCGTGGAATTTGATATTGCTAAACTAAAATAA